From the Lathyrus oleraceus cultivar Zhongwan6 chromosome 4, CAAS_Psat_ZW6_1.0, whole genome shotgun sequence genome, one window contains:
- the LOC127136600 gene encoding cyclin-A3-4, whose translation MYCLIPILTQRYLILVWPSLMRRTILTLALELLGPSTVNPLTKSAFIKESFIVTSTLGGISFLWKQQVVNIGHHAAIGNGNITKKLSQFFIVSNNQLNMPWHNSSLLVIPCSISSQFKNLSKSALTSTISLLPNSNLDKSVCNKSNAKRDTQQIIQPYLSDISDYLRTMEMQEKRRPTGDYMDKVQRCITTNMRRTLVDWLVEVADEYKLLPETLHLVVSYIDRFLSIHSLNRSKLQLLGVSAMLIASKYEEITPPKAVDFCQITDNTYELHEVLEMEAHRFHCSKKKTHGIGNSKISGKYPNLASRQNNEEESVAQITCYESVHQMDQSDTEHKESALQEHLF comes from the coding sequence ATGTATTGCTTGATACCAATCTTGACCCAAAGATATCTGATTTTGGTTTGGCCAAGCTTGATGAGGAGGACGATACTCACATTAGCACTAGAATTGCTGGGACCTAGCACTGTAAACCCATTAACGAAATCAGCTTTTATCAAAGAATCGTTCATCGTCACCAGCACCCTTGGAGGAATCAGTTTTCTTTGGAAGCAACAGGTTGTGAATATTGGGCATCACGCCGCCATTGGCAATGGTAACATCACCAAGAAGCTTTCTCAGTTCTTCATCGTTTCTAACAACCAATTGAACATGCCTTGGCACAATTCTAGTCTTCTTGTTATCCCTTGCAGCATTTCCAGCCAATTCAAGAACCTCAGCAAATCAGCATTAACTTCAACAATTTCCTTACTTCCTAATTCCAATTTGGATAAGTCTGTTTGTAACAAAAGCAATGCAAAACGTGACACTCAGCAGATTATCCAGCCTTACCTATCCGATATCTCAGATTACCTTCGCACAATGGAGATGCAGGAAAAACGAAGACCAACGGGTGATTACATGGATAAAGTTCAGAGATGCATTACTACAAATATGAGGAGAACATTGGTGGATTGGTTAGTTGAGGTTGCGGATGAATACAAACTTCTCCCAGAAACTCTTCATCTAGTTGTTTCCTACATTGACAGATTCCTATCTATCCATTCTCTCAATAGATCCAAGCTTCAGCTGCTCGGTGTTTCCGCTATGCTCATTGCATCGAAGTATGAAGAAATCACTCCACCAAAAGCAGTGGATTTCTGCCAAATTACTGATAACACATATGAACTGCATGAGGTTTTGGAGATGGAAGCTCACCgttttcactgcagtaaaaaaaaaACACATGGCATTGGCAACAGTAAAATCTCAGGAAAATATCCCAATTTGGCATCCAGACAAAACAATGAAGAAGAAAGCGTGGCTCAGATTACCTGTTACGAATCCGTACATCAAATGGACCAATCCGATACTGAGCACAAAGAAAGTGCTTTGCAGGAACACCTCTTTTGA